One genomic segment of Amycolatopsis sp. WQ 127309 includes these proteins:
- a CDS encoding SAM-dependent methyltransferase, giving the protein MPSDDAGSPNTPVGVDPDRASVARVYNYLLGGKDNYEIDRKTADQLAASMPDVVEVARENRLFLIRAIRFLAHQTGITQFLDCGSGLPTAENVHQVAQRFDRLSKVVYVDNDPVVTAHGRALLEDNELTRYVEGDIFDPRSILDHEVVRAHLDWTRPIVLSQVATLHHHKGDRHAPADVMREYIDALPPGSHVLISHLLDPQEPADSDAARQLSDVVARGSLGGATWRTHEEIAELFDGLELIDPGIVPLYQWWPDGPRIKPVTVAHRIIAGGLARKP; this is encoded by the coding sequence ATGCCGTCGGACGATGCCGGTTCCCCGAACACCCCGGTCGGCGTCGACCCGGACCGGGCCAGCGTCGCGCGGGTCTACAACTACCTGCTGGGCGGCAAGGACAACTACGAGATCGACCGCAAGACCGCCGACCAGCTGGCGGCGTCGATGCCGGACGTCGTCGAGGTGGCCCGCGAGAACCGGCTGTTCCTCATCCGGGCGATCCGGTTCCTGGCGCACCAGACCGGGATCACGCAGTTCCTCGACTGCGGCTCCGGGCTGCCGACCGCGGAGAACGTCCACCAGGTCGCGCAGCGGTTCGACCGGCTGTCCAAGGTCGTCTACGTCGACAACGACCCGGTGGTCACCGCGCACGGCCGGGCGCTGCTCGAGGACAACGAGCTGACCCGCTACGTCGAAGGCGACATCTTCGACCCTCGCAGCATCCTGGACCACGAGGTCGTGCGCGCTCACCTGGACTGGACTCGGCCGATCGTGTTGTCGCAGGTCGCCACCCTGCACCACCACAAGGGCGACCGCCACGCGCCGGCCGACGTCATGCGCGAGTACATCGACGCCCTGCCACCGGGGTCGCACGTGCTCATCTCGCACCTGCTCGACCCGCAGGAACCCGCGGACAGCGACGCGGCGCGCCAGCTGTCCGACGTCGTGGCCCGCGGCTCGTTGGGCGGCGCGACCTGGCGCACCCACGAGGAGATCGCCGAGCTGTTCGACGGCCTGGAGCTGATCGACCCGGGCATCGTGCCGCTCTACCAGTGGTGGCCCGACGGCCCGCGCATCAAGCCGGTCACGGTCGCGCACCGCATCATCGCCGGCGGCCTCGCCCGCAAGCCGTGA
- a CDS encoding siderophore-interacting protein: protein MTALERLADLAGGMVLDTARVAGVTRLPADFVRVELTADAFRKATWVPGAKLQFRPRRGTVSLRTYTPIGWDVERGVTELLGFTHGDGPAARWLRQVAVGDACEVFGPRRSIDLRAVAGPVVFVGDESSVALACALRTVTAEVSHVFEARDPAGLTEVLAGLGLDAQVVEKTADRAELLSRARAAGPGSLVVTGDAATVHAVRRDSRTWPHPPRAVTGKAYWAEGRAGLD from the coding sequence ATGACCGCACTCGAACGCCTCGCCGACCTCGCCGGCGGCATGGTGCTGGACACCGCCCGAGTCGCCGGGGTCACCCGGCTGCCGGCCGACTTCGTGCGCGTGGAACTGACGGCCGACGCCTTCCGCAAGGCCACCTGGGTACCGGGCGCGAAGCTGCAGTTCCGGCCGCGGCGGGGCACGGTGAGCCTGCGCACCTACACGCCGATCGGCTGGGACGTCGAGCGCGGCGTGACGGAACTGCTCGGCTTCACCCACGGCGACGGCCCGGCGGCGCGGTGGCTGCGGCAGGTCGCGGTCGGCGATGCGTGCGAGGTGTTCGGCCCGCGCCGCTCGATCGACCTGCGTGCCGTCGCCGGCCCGGTGGTCTTCGTCGGGGATGAGTCCAGCGTGGCCCTCGCCTGCGCGCTGCGGACCGTCACCGCCGAGGTGTCGCACGTCTTCGAAGCACGCGATCCCGCTGGGCTGACCGAGGTCCTGGCCGGCTTGGGCCTCGACGCGCAGGTCGTCGAGAAGACGGCCGACCGTGCCGAGCTGCTGAGCCGGGCCCGCGCGGCCGGCCCCGGCAGCCTCGTCGTCACCGGCGACGCGGCGACGGTGCACGCGGTCCGCCGCGACAGCCGGACTTGGCCGCACCCACCCCGCGCGGTGACCGGCAAGGCCTACTGGGCCGAGGGCCGCGCCGGGCTCGACTGA
- a CDS encoding glycoside hydrolase family 55 protein: MSRKKTVACIAAAAFIAAGVNAVSPSIATAVPPGPGALTTLDTSAGNRAAPVAGLYDWSKAGYRGGQNLPGAGAVNPSASCKITAAQLASTYKVKPDDGVDDTAGIQAAIDKIHTSCTPSASYDKLSLITFPAGTLNVTHEIHVDASYLILRGAGTDSTKFVYTPDKNTEYDVLTPDGDQWDQGNMGYEDGSGGWLWPGRGLFRVQSRGVDPSYASEYKAAPANRKDIFEGTVNVHWKAGAKLREKPGDKGFAARAGDKTVYLATSAKTTNMKVGGFINMRAANSINFYKSMNAYPTTWPLENLHMRQQWFTITAIDTKNHTVSIDKPLEYDMPVDSTSDGSAAIDGSVYASKASPIPDPIVGVGFENFTFGQSAPAGITEAQAKDNYGNLAPSLAMQGIVFKWAADSWVTGIHSTMTGSHPIVTEEAKNLQIVNNELDGSWNKGKGGNGYFRGSRVWDSLYAGNTTRDLRHFTFQWSASGNVVIGNDIDSDFNIHGGYERNNLFENNTNRVSYAHRSGNCTAHCGDEGGDAPDDSSWFPIYWSTGQKAVKWSGSSGPRNVFFNNTMTKQITAGAAYTPYYADHTKIYQFGWDGTQFHHLDAGGQPIVDWAHNEQRDYTNGHGVDDTKTSTAKSLFLKSIPAS, encoded by the coding sequence TCGCCACCGCGGTCCCGCCCGGACCCGGCGCGCTCACCACCCTGGACACCTCGGCCGGCAACCGGGCGGCCCCCGTGGCCGGGCTGTACGACTGGAGCAAGGCCGGCTACCGCGGCGGGCAGAACCTGCCCGGCGCCGGCGCCGTCAACCCCAGCGCGAGCTGCAAGATCACCGCGGCCCAGCTCGCTTCGACGTACAAGGTCAAGCCGGACGACGGCGTCGACGACACCGCCGGTATCCAGGCCGCCATCGACAAGATCCACACGTCGTGCACGCCCTCGGCGAGCTACGACAAGCTGAGCCTGATCACCTTCCCGGCCGGCACGCTGAACGTCACGCACGAGATCCACGTCGACGCCAGCTACCTGATCCTGCGCGGCGCCGGCACGGACTCGACGAAGTTCGTCTACACCCCGGACAAGAACACCGAGTACGACGTGCTCACGCCGGACGGGGACCAGTGGGACCAGGGCAACATGGGCTACGAAGACGGCTCCGGCGGCTGGCTGTGGCCGGGCCGCGGCCTCTTCCGCGTGCAGTCGCGGGGCGTCGACCCCAGCTACGCCAGCGAGTACAAGGCCGCGCCGGCCAACCGCAAGGACATCTTCGAGGGCACGGTCAACGTGCACTGGAAGGCGGGCGCGAAGCTGCGTGAGAAGCCGGGTGACAAGGGCTTCGCGGCGCGGGCCGGGGACAAGACCGTCTACCTGGCCACCAGCGCCAAGACCACGAACATGAAGGTCGGCGGCTTCATCAACATGCGGGCCGCGAACTCGATCAACTTCTACAAGTCGATGAACGCGTACCCGACGACGTGGCCGCTGGAGAACCTCCACATGCGCCAGCAGTGGTTCACCATCACCGCGATCGACACCAAGAACCACACCGTGTCCATCGACAAGCCGCTCGAGTACGACATGCCGGTCGACTCCACTTCGGACGGTTCCGCGGCGATCGACGGCAGCGTCTACGCCTCCAAGGCGTCGCCGATCCCGGACCCGATCGTCGGCGTCGGCTTCGAGAACTTCACCTTCGGTCAGTCGGCCCCGGCCGGCATCACCGAAGCGCAGGCCAAGGACAACTACGGCAACCTGGCGCCGTCGCTGGCCATGCAGGGCATCGTGTTCAAGTGGGCCGCCGACTCCTGGGTCACCGGCATCCACTCGACGATGACCGGGTCGCACCCGATCGTGACCGAGGAGGCCAAGAACCTCCAGATCGTGAACAACGAGCTCGACGGCTCGTGGAACAAGGGCAAGGGCGGCAACGGCTACTTCCGCGGCTCCCGCGTCTGGGACTCGCTCTACGCCGGCAACACCACCCGCGACCTGCGGCACTTCACCTTCCAGTGGTCGGCCTCGGGCAACGTCGTGATCGGCAACGACATCGACTCGGACTTCAACATCCACGGCGGCTACGAGCGCAACAACCTGTTCGAGAACAACACCAACCGGGTGTCCTACGCCCACCGCTCGGGCAATTGCACCGCGCACTGCGGTGACGAGGGCGGTGACGCGCCGGACGACTCGAGCTGGTTCCCGATCTACTGGTCGACCGGGCAGAAGGCGGTCAAGTGGTCCGGTTCGTCGGGCCCCCGCAACGTCTTCTTCAACAACACGATGACCAAGCAGATCACCGCGGGCGCGGCGTACACGCCGTACTACGCCGACCACACCAAGATCTACCAGTTCGGCTGGGACGGCACCCAGTTCCACCACCTCGACGCCGGCGGCCAGCCGATCGTCGACTGGGCGCACAACGAGCAGCGGGACTACACGAACGGGCACGGTGTCGACGACACGAAGACGAGCACCGCGAAGTCCCTGTTCCTCAAGAGCATCCCGGCGAGCTGA
- a CDS encoding DUF5134 domain-containing protein, which translates to MTASFALRLALGVVFLLLAAYYAGRWVLSRRDGPAAGWGDGPAHASHLVLCAGMAVTVVPAMDPLPAPVWIALFGGVTVWFTARILRRRAPAGELHHVVGGAAMLYMVVAMPELPPMFGIPAAHDMSGMAGMDMAGMHEMAGMPGMTAVAGAGTGLAVPIIAWVLAGYFAAHTVRLGATLAGAPGAGATAERNRSPRLLGACRILTSVGMGCLLVAMA; encoded by the coding sequence ATGACAGCCTCGTTCGCGCTGCGGCTGGCGCTCGGCGTCGTGTTCCTCCTGCTCGCCGCGTACTACGCCGGGCGGTGGGTGCTCTCCCGCCGTGACGGGCCCGCCGCCGGGTGGGGTGACGGCCCGGCCCACGCGTCGCACCTCGTGCTGTGCGCGGGGATGGCCGTCACGGTCGTGCCGGCGATGGACCCGCTCCCCGCGCCGGTGTGGATCGCGCTGTTCGGCGGCGTCACGGTGTGGTTCACCGCGCGCATCCTGCGCCGGCGGGCCCCGGCGGGGGAGCTGCACCACGTCGTCGGCGGCGCGGCGATGCTGTACATGGTCGTCGCGATGCCCGAACTGCCGCCGATGTTCGGCATCCCGGCCGCCCACGACATGTCCGGCATGGCCGGGATGGACATGGCGGGGATGCACGAGATGGCCGGCATGCCCGGCATGACCGCCGTGGCGGGGGCCGGCACGGGCCTCGCGGTGCCGATCATCGCGTGGGTGCTGGCCGGGTACTTCGCGGCGCACACGGTCCGGCTCGGTGCGACCCTGGCCGGCGCGCCCGGCGCCGGGGCGACGGCCGAGCGGAACCGGTCACCGCGGCTGCTGGGCGCCTGCCGGATCCTCACCAGCGTCGGGATGGGCTGCCTGCTCGTCGCGATGGCCTAG
- a CDS encoding GNAT family N-acetyltransferase — protein MSSEVGDAERALHRRMGLACAAATAAGLPGRFRVWEDGGLLAVLATDPALGFLSTVSGVTPETLPALDVLLAGWEPTVLTTGDEVPEGLVRAEDRLLAVRRLGEPPEADPGVTEGDDVVDVLLAGYEVTGVVAAFVAAEHRVPAMRRFLLVEGGTPIAAAGMTVHGDVAVLGGAATLPAHRGRGAQSRLLRHRLRVAADAGCVLAVATARAGSVSAANLGRAGFRRYRRSAWTKP, from the coding sequence GTGTCGAGCGAAGTGGGGGACGCGGAGCGGGCGCTGCACCGCCGGATGGGGCTGGCCTGTGCGGCGGCGACCGCGGCCGGGCTGCCCGGGCGGTTCCGGGTGTGGGAGGACGGCGGGCTGCTGGCCGTGCTGGCCACCGACCCCGCGCTGGGGTTCCTGTCGACGGTCTCCGGGGTCACGCCGGAGACGCTGCCCGCGCTCGACGTCCTGCTCGCCGGCTGGGAGCCCACCGTGCTCACGACCGGTGACGAGGTGCCCGAAGGGCTGGTGCGGGCGGAGGACCGCCTCCTGGCCGTGCGACGGCTCGGGGAGCCGCCCGAAGCCGACCCGGGAGTCACCGAAGGCGACGACGTCGTCGACGTCCTGCTCGCCGGGTACGAGGTCACCGGCGTGGTCGCCGCGTTCGTCGCCGCCGAGCACCGGGTGCCGGCGATGCGGCGGTTCCTGCTGGTCGAGGGCGGGACGCCGATCGCCGCCGCGGGGATGACCGTGCACGGCGACGTCGCGGTGCTCGGGGGTGCGGCCACCCTGCCGGCGCACCGGGGGCGCGGCGCCCAGTCGCGGTTGCTGCGGCACCGGCTGCGGGTGGCGGCCGACGCGGGCTGTGTGCTGGCCGTCGCGACGGCGCGTGCCGGGTCGGTGAGCGCCGCCAACCTCGGCCGGGCGGGGTTCCGCCGCTACCGGCGTTCGGCCTGGACGAAACCCTGA
- a CDS encoding right-handed parallel beta-helix repeat-containing protein: MIKTLAALSLVGQLVHPAATTITVTTATQLSAALSAAKPGDTIALADGDYSGAFVATKPGTASAPITLTGSAKAVLHDPLFNPGDTDCPSGQTGYGLWLQGASYWNIKGISVTNSKKGIVLDGATHVTIDGVSVHDIGYEGVHFRKSSAYGMIKNSTVYNTGKEEPGYGEGVYLGSANSNWECYGTGGGENPDAGDYIQVLDNKIGPGVAAEGIDIKEGTHDGLISGNTLDGTGEKNQNSGDSTIDVKGDEYTITGNKVTHPYLDGFQVHNVWENAGCGNTFSKNTFTLTNASGYGINATNQSDCVSQKKPNVIGASNTSTGGKGVSKTPVTPGT; encoded by the coding sequence ATGATCAAGACACTGGCGGCGCTGAGCCTGGTCGGACAGCTCGTGCACCCCGCGGCGACGACCATCACCGTCACCACCGCGACCCAGCTGTCCGCGGCGCTGTCCGCGGCCAAGCCGGGCGACACGATCGCGCTGGCGGACGGCGACTACAGCGGCGCGTTCGTGGCGACGAAGCCGGGCACGGCGTCCGCGCCGATCACCCTGACCGGCAGCGCGAAGGCCGTGCTGCACGACCCGCTGTTCAACCCCGGTGACACCGACTGCCCGTCCGGCCAGACCGGCTACGGCCTGTGGCTGCAGGGCGCGAGCTACTGGAACATCAAGGGAATCTCGGTCACGAACTCGAAGAAGGGCATCGTCCTCGACGGCGCGACCCACGTCACGATCGACGGCGTGAGCGTGCACGACATCGGCTACGAGGGTGTGCACTTCCGCAAGAGCAGCGCGTACGGCATGATCAAGAATTCGACCGTCTACAACACCGGCAAGGAAGAGCCCGGTTACGGCGAGGGCGTCTACCTGGGTTCGGCGAACAGCAACTGGGAGTGCTACGGCACCGGCGGCGGCGAGAACCCTGACGCGGGCGACTACATCCAGGTGCTGGACAACAAGATCGGCCCCGGCGTCGCGGCCGAGGGCATCGACATCAAGGAGGGCACCCACGACGGCCTGATCTCCGGCAACACCCTGGACGGCACGGGGGAGAAGAACCAGAACTCCGGCGACTCCACGATCGACGTCAAGGGCGACGAGTACACGATCACCGGCAACAAGGTGACTCACCCGTACCTGGACGGCTTCCAGGTGCACAACGTCTGGGAGAACGCGGGCTGCGGCAACACGTTCAGCAAGAATACGTTCACGCTGACGAACGCGTCGGGCTACGGCATCAACGCGACGAACCAGAGTGACTGCGTCTCACAGAAGAAGCCGAACGTGATCGGCGCGTCGAACACGTCCACGGGCGGCAAGGGGGTGTCCAAGACCCCGGTGACCCCGGGAACCTGA
- a CDS encoding NAD(P)/FAD-dependent oxidoreductase, which translates to MTQTVDRTAATDTPQARVDAWLNRFETALAARDVEAAAALFAVDSYWRDLVSFTWTIKTVEGRDGVTGLLEATLDRIGPSGFRTTEPPTEAGGVTEAWLEFETASGRAKGHLRLKDEGAWTLLTSLRELKGFEERQRDRRAKGVEHGVVRGRTSWAEKRAEEDARLGYEQQPYVVVIGGGQGGIALGARLRQLDVPALVLERNARAGDSWRKRYKNLCLHDPVWYDHLPYLPFPENWPVFAPKDKIADWLEMYTQLMEVPYWTSTEVTSAKWDADAEQWLVTVVRDGEELVLTPRHVVFATGMSGKPNVPAFPGMDDFAGEQHHSSRHPGPDAYAGTKAVVVGSNNSAHDICAALWEHGADVTMIQRSSTHIVKSDSLMDLGLGDLYSERAVAAGVTTDKADMIFASIPYRIMAGFQTPVYDAIRERDQDFYERLEKAGFRHDWGDDGSGLFMKYLRRGSGYYIDVGAAELVADGKIKLAHGQVDHLTRDAVVLEDGTELAADLVVYATGYGSMNGWVADLVGQETADRVGKCWGLGSETTKDPGPWEGEQRNMWKPTQQEGLWFHGGNLHQSRHYSLYLALQLKARFEGIPTPVYGLQEVHHKA; encoded by the coding sequence ATGACACAGACGGTGGATCGGACGGCCGCGACGGACACGCCGCAGGCCCGGGTGGACGCCTGGCTGAACCGGTTCGAGACGGCCCTCGCGGCCCGCGACGTCGAAGCCGCCGCCGCGCTCTTCGCCGTCGACAGCTACTGGCGTGACCTGGTCTCCTTCACCTGGACGATCAAGACGGTCGAGGGCCGCGACGGCGTGACCGGGCTGCTGGAAGCCACCCTCGACCGGATCGGCCCGTCCGGCTTCCGCACCACCGAGCCGCCGACCGAGGCCGGCGGCGTCACCGAGGCGTGGCTCGAGTTCGAGACCGCGAGCGGCCGTGCGAAGGGCCACCTGCGGCTGAAGGACGAAGGCGCGTGGACGCTGCTGACCAGCCTGCGCGAGCTCAAGGGCTTCGAGGAACGGCAGCGCGACCGGCGTGCGAAGGGCGTCGAACACGGCGTCGTCCGCGGCCGGACGTCCTGGGCGGAGAAGCGGGCCGAGGAAGACGCGCGTCTCGGCTACGAGCAGCAGCCGTACGTCGTGGTCATCGGCGGCGGCCAGGGCGGCATCGCGCTCGGCGCGCGGCTGCGCCAGCTCGACGTGCCGGCGCTGGTCCTGGAGCGCAACGCGCGGGCCGGCGACTCGTGGCGCAAGCGCTACAAGAACCTCTGCCTGCACGACCCCGTCTGGTACGACCACCTCCCCTACCTGCCGTTCCCGGAGAACTGGCCGGTGTTCGCGCCGAAGGACAAGATCGCCGACTGGCTGGAGATGTACACCCAGCTGATGGAGGTGCCGTACTGGACGAGCACCGAGGTGACGTCGGCGAAGTGGGACGCCGACGCGGAGCAGTGGCTGGTGACCGTCGTCCGCGACGGCGAAGAGCTGGTCCTGACGCCGCGGCACGTCGTGTTCGCGACCGGGATGTCCGGCAAGCCGAACGTCCCGGCGTTCCCCGGGATGGACGACTTCGCCGGCGAGCAGCACCACTCGTCACGCCACCCCGGCCCGGACGCCTACGCCGGCACGAAGGCGGTCGTCGTCGGGTCCAACAACTCCGCGCACGACATCTGCGCGGCGCTGTGGGAGCACGGCGCCGACGTCACCATGATCCAGCGCTCCTCGACGCACATCGTGAAGTCGGATTCACTGATGGACCTGGGCCTGGGCGACCTGTACTCCGAGCGCGCGGTGGCCGCGGGCGTCACCACCGACAAGGCCGACATGATCTTCGCGTCGATCCCCTACCGGATCATGGCGGGGTTCCAGACCCCGGTGTACGACGCGATCCGCGAGCGAGACCAGGACTTCTACGAGCGCCTGGAGAAGGCCGGTTTCCGGCACGACTGGGGTGACGACGGCTCGGGCCTGTTCATGAAGTACCTGCGCCGCGGCTCGGGCTACTACATCGACGTCGGCGCGGCCGAGCTGGTCGCCGACGGGAAGATCAAGCTGGCCCACGGCCAGGTCGATCACCTGACGCGCGACGCGGTGGTGCTGGAGGACGGCACCGAACTGGCGGCCGACCTCGTCGTCTACGCCACCGGCTACGGCTCGATGAACGGGTGGGTCGCCGACCTCGTCGGCCAGGAGACCGCGGACCGCGTCGGCAAGTGCTGGGGGCTCGGTTCGGAGACGACCAAGGACCCCGGGCCGTGGGAGGGCGAGCAGCGCAACATGTGGAAGCCCACCCAGCAGGAGGGCCTGTGGTTCCACGGCGGGAACCTGCACCAGTCGCGGCACTACTCCCTGTACCTCGCGCTGCAGCTCAAGGCGCGCTTCGAGGGGATCCCGACGCCGGTCTACGGCCTGCAGGAGGTGCACCACAAGGCGTGA
- a CDS encoding esterase family protein, whose product MTPPAGRLVTETLGYDGGRPVTAYVPAAPPRFVVFAGDGPSIASWGSDLEAAGSPPTMIVAAHRPDDETRRIHEYSPGESTAEFGFDPDRFAAHETFFVEDVRRWARSRFGVALPAERTAVLGVSAGGELALAVGLRHPDVYGAVFCASPGGGYRPPAVLPKALPRTYLVGGTNEPWFLANATRWADALRAAGADVVMEERTGSHGGAFWRAEFPLMVTWACAV is encoded by the coding sequence ATGACCCCACCGGCGGGACGTCTCGTCACCGAAACGCTCGGCTACGACGGCGGCCGGCCGGTCACGGCGTACGTTCCGGCCGCGCCGCCCCGGTTCGTCGTCTTCGCCGGTGACGGCCCGTCGATCGCGTCGTGGGGCAGTGATCTCGAGGCGGCCGGTTCGCCGCCCACGATGATCGTCGCCGCGCACCGCCCCGACGACGAGACGCGGCGGATCCACGAGTACTCACCGGGCGAGAGCACGGCGGAGTTCGGTTTCGACCCGGACCGGTTCGCCGCCCACGAGACGTTCTTCGTCGAGGACGTCCGGCGCTGGGCGCGATCGCGGTTCGGCGTCGCACTCCCCGCCGAGCGGACCGCGGTGCTCGGCGTCTCGGCCGGTGGCGAGCTCGCGCTCGCCGTCGGGCTGCGTCATCCCGACGTCTACGGCGCGGTCTTCTGCGCGTCGCCGGGCGGCGGGTACCGGCCGCCCGCGGTGCTGCCGAAGGCGCTCCCGCGCACGTACCTCGTCGGCGGCACGAACGAGCCGTGGTTCCTCGCGAACGCGACCCGGTGGGCCGACGCGCTGCGCGCCGCCGGCGCGGACGTCGTCATGGAGGAACGGACCGGCTCGCACGGCGGCGCGTTCTGGCGGGCGGAGTTCCCGCTGATGGTGACGTGGGCGTGCGCCGTTTGA
- a CDS encoding GAF domain-containing protein, with the protein MGVHSSLPPGASLPAHARDLVRMHEAVIGGGRPRVRPRPLVSRSWSRALSLGLAADGINTRDSVPLDEVARRRHASPLRHVVGDLGQVLDTANVLLVVTDAEGVILWREGSPRIRRQADTLGFAEGADWREARVGTNAIGTALAEAAPVELLAGEHFEQNQHPWYCTASPVHDPRTGELLGVIDVSGPALTLHPAIGALVETGRRLVESQLWRHHQERLDRLRRTAEPVLAGPALLVDDDGWVAHAAGIAAGERIAAPAEGQVLAVPGLGACLPERLADGWLVRPAGTERRVWLDLDVAGAPMLRMRSGDTSWCRPVTPRHAEILGCLRAAGPAGLSAEALSRALYGDAEHLVTVRAEVSRLRRWLGAIVDTRPYRLAEGVELTVHDG; encoded by the coding sequence ATGGGCGTGCACAGCTCCCTACCGCCCGGTGCCAGCCTGCCGGCGCACGCGCGTGACCTCGTCCGGATGCACGAAGCCGTGATCGGCGGCGGCCGCCCGCGCGTCCGGCCGCGGCCGCTGGTGTCGCGGTCGTGGTCCCGCGCGCTGAGCCTGGGCCTCGCCGCCGACGGCATCAACACCCGCGACTCGGTCCCGCTCGACGAGGTCGCGCGACGCCGGCACGCCTCGCCGTTGCGCCACGTCGTCGGCGACCTCGGCCAGGTGCTCGACACGGCGAACGTGCTCCTGGTGGTGACCGACGCCGAGGGCGTCATCCTGTGGCGCGAGGGCTCGCCCCGCATCCGGCGCCAGGCCGACACGCTGGGGTTCGCCGAGGGCGCGGACTGGCGGGAGGCCCGCGTCGGCACCAACGCGATCGGCACCGCGCTCGCCGAAGCCGCGCCGGTCGAGCTGCTGGCGGGCGAGCACTTCGAGCAGAACCAGCACCCCTGGTACTGCACGGCCTCGCCGGTGCACGACCCGCGCACGGGCGAGCTGCTCGGGGTGATCGACGTCAGCGGCCCGGCCCTGACCCTGCACCCGGCGATCGGCGCGCTGGTGGAGACCGGCCGCCGCTTGGTCGAGTCGCAGCTGTGGCGCCACCACCAGGAACGCCTCGACCGGCTGCGGCGCACGGCGGAACCGGTCCTGGCCGGCCCCGCCCTGCTGGTCGACGACGACGGCTGGGTCGCCCACGCCGCCGGCATCGCGGCGGGGGAGCGGATCGCCGCGCCGGCGGAGGGCCAGGTGCTGGCGGTGCCGGGCCTGGGCGCGTGCCTGCCGGAGCGGCTGGCGGACGGCTGGCTCGTGCGCCCGGCCGGCACCGAACGCCGGGTGTGGCTGGACCTCGACGTCGCCGGGGCGCCGATGCTGCGGATGCGCTCGGGCGACACGAGCTGGTGCCGCCCGGTGACCCCGCGGCACGCGGAGATCCTGGGCTGCCTGCGGGCGGCCGGCCCGGCGGGCCTGTCGGCGGAAGCGTTGAGCCGGGCCCTGTACGGCGACGCCGAGCACCTGGTGACGGTCCGCGCGGAGGTATCACGGCTGCGCCGCTGGCTGGGGGCCATTGTGGACACTCGCCCGTACCGGCTGGCCGAAGGCGTGGAGCTGACCGTCCACGACGGCTGA
- a CDS encoding sigma-70 family RNA polymerase sigma factor — MRSPTAEDAEITQWAQLAGRGDRQALDEFLRATQPHVRRYIASLSDFQTADDLTQETYLRALGGLGRFRADSSARTWLFTIARRVVADHIRGLRARPRQAALADWQSVAEGVAPAVFEERVVLGHLIDALEPDRRDAFVLTQTLGLSYVDAAAACGCPVGTIRSRVARARDDLTAAMRETPARCA, encoded by the coding sequence GTGAGGTCACCTACCGCGGAAGACGCCGAGATCACGCAGTGGGCCCAGCTCGCCGGCCGCGGCGACCGGCAGGCCCTCGACGAGTTCCTGCGGGCGACCCAGCCGCACGTCCGGCGGTACATCGCGAGCCTGAGCGACTTCCAGACCGCCGACGACCTGACGCAGGAGACGTACCTGCGCGCGCTGGGCGGCCTCGGCCGGTTCCGGGCCGATTCGTCGGCCCGGACCTGGCTGTTCACCATCGCCCGGCGGGTGGTGGCCGACCACATCCGCGGCCTGCGCGCCCGCCCGCGTCAGGCCGCGCTGGCCGACTGGCAGTCCGTGGCCGAGGGGGTCGCCCCCGCGGTGTTCGAGGAACGCGTCGTGCTCGGTCACCTGATCGACGCGCTCGAACCGGACCGGCGGGACGCCTTCGTGCTCACCCAGACGCTCGGGCTGTCCTATGTGGACGCCGCCGCGGCGTGCGGCTGCCCGGTCGGCACGATCCGCTCCCGGGTGGCCCGCGCCCGCGACGACCTCACGGCGGCGATGCGGGAAACCCCCGCCCGGTGCGCCTAA